Genomic window (Thomasclavelia spiroformis DSM 1552):
GAAGTGATTGAACGCTTAAAAGGAATACGCTGTGCAGCTAAATCTACAAGTTGTCCTGATCAATTTGCTAAGGCGTTAATGAAGCATACTATGTAGTGGAATAATCATTTGATTATCCACTTCTTTTCATTTTATTAATTTATTTTTCATATAATTATTTAGGTGATTAAATGTTAATTCGGATAAAGAAATTACAATTTGTTTGTGGTATACTTTTGATGTTACAGGTATTTTGTTCGATGTGGTGTATACCTTTTCATTTGATAGCAGCATTGTTATCAATTGTTATAATTGGATGGCAAAAAAAGTTTTGTGTGTTACAAGTACAATATCATTACTATGTATTAGCTTTGTATTGTTTTAGAATGTGGCTTTTAGGGGTTGAGTCATTTGTTTTTTTAGAAACAATTTATATGTGTCTTTGTCTATATTTCTCGATTATGATTATTTTATTTTCATTTCGAGCAATTCTATAAATATCATTTTTAAATGAGATATTTAATGGTATAATGTATGTTGAAAGGATGTGGAGATGATGCTAGGACATTTACAAGTGTATAGTGCGTATAGTTTTCAAAATAGTACTATTTTAATCGAAGACCTGTGTAAAAAAGCTAGTGATCTCCACTATGAGGCACTAGCTTTAACTGATAAGGATAATATGTTTGGGGCAATGGAATTTACAAAATGTTGTGCTAAATATAGAATTAAGCCAATATATGGTTTAGAAGCAAGTGTTGAAATTGATCATGAAATATATCCATTGATTTTACTTGCTAAAAATACATCTGGTTATTTTAGTTTAGTTAAAATTACTAGTGATATTTCTTTAAGTGATAATAAAGCGATTAAATTTGATGATTTAGTTAAACATCAAGAACATTTATTTGTTTTATCAGGATGTAAAGAAGGAATTATTGAACGATTGATTTTAAAAGAGCTTGATAGTGAAGCACTTAAATATTTAAAATTATTTAAAAATAGTTTTGATAATTTTTATGTTTGTTTACAAAATCATAATCTAGCAATGCAACATAAAGTTAATGAACGTTTAGTTGCTTTAACTCTATTAGAAAATATCCCAATTTGTGTATCAAATGAAGTTAGGTATTTAGAAAGTAAAGAAGCATATACATTAGAATTGTTGCAAGCTTTTAGTAAAGGGCAAACATTAGATATTAATCATGAACCAGTAACTGATCAGCTATATTTGAAATCTAGTTATGAAATGGAAAGTATTTTTGATAAAAAATATATTGAAAATACTGATTATATTATAAACTTATGCAATGCATCGATTCCTCTTCATCATATGCATTTACCTAAGTATCCAGTGCCTAAAAATGGAAATGCTAGCGATTATTTAAAGCAACTGTGTAGTGTAGGATTAAAAAAACGTTTTAAAAATCAAAAAATAAATACTGTATATTTACAAAGATTAAAGAAAGAATTAGATGTTATTAAAAAAATGGGATTTGATGATTATTTTTTAATAGTTTTTGATTATGTACGATATGCTAAAATTAATAAAATATTGGTTGGACCAGGTAGAGGTTCGGCTGCTGGTAGTTTAGTTGCTTATGTACTTGGAATTACAAATATCGATCCTTTAAAATATAATTTAGTTTTTGAACGCTTTTTAAATGAAGAACGTGTTAGTATGCCAGATATTGATATTGATTTCCAAGATGATCGACGTGATGAAATTGTTGAATATGTTACTAATAAATATGGTCAAGAACATGTAGGTCAAATTGTTACTTTTTCAACTTATGGTCCTAAAGTAGCAATTAAAGATCTTGGTAAAGTTTTAGGAATCACTTTACCACGTTTAGAACTATTGGCTAAAAATATCCCGACAGGACCTAAAAATCGTAAAAGTGCAAAAGAAGTATATGAAACATCATATAATTTTCAATCAATGGTTAATCGCGATTTAGCATTAAGACGAATTATGCCATCTGTTTTTATTGTTGAAAAATTACCACGAAATATTTCAACACATGCAGCTGGAGTTGTTTTGTCTAATGATCGACTTAATCAAGTTGTTCCATTGACTAGAGGTCCTAATAATGGAATTGTTACCCAATATTCAAAAGATTATATTGAAGATGTGGGATTGTTAAAGATGGATTTTTTAGGATTAAAAAATTTAACAATCATTGATTATATTTTAAAAGATATTGAAAAAAATGATGGAAGAAAAATAAATATTAATGAAATTGAGCTAAATGATAAAAAAACATTTCAATTAATAAGTAGAGGAGATACTTTTGGTATTTTTCAATTAGAATCACCAGGAATGAAAAATTTATTAATTAAAATGCAATGTAATTGTTTAGATGATCTTATTGCAGCTATTGCTTTATTTAGACCAGGTCCAATGGCTAATATTCCTGCCTATATTGCAAGAAAAAAAGGGGAAGAACCAGTAACTTATCCATTAGATTGTTTAAAACCTATTTTATCATCAACATATGGAATAATTATCTATCAAGAGCAAATAATGCAAGTTGCTCAAAGAGTTGCTGGTTTTTCACTTGCAAAAGCCGATATTTTAAGAAAAGCTATGTCAGATAAGATAGTTAGTTTAATGGCATCAATGAAAACCGAATTTATTAGTGGTGGAATAGCTAATGGTTTTAGTGAGAGTGAAGCAGTAGGAATATTTGAATTAATTGAAAAATTTGCAAATTATGGCTTTAATAAAGCTCATTCAGTTGCTTATGGTTATGTTGCTTATTGGTTAGCCTATTTAAAAGCCAATTATCCATTAGAATTTTTTAGTGCTTTGTTGTCAAATGAACAGAGTAGTGATTCAAATAAGATTAATTGTATTCAAGAAGGTAAAAAGTATGGTGTTAAAATATTACCACCATCAATAAATTATTCAACCGATCGTTTTAAAGTAGAAGATGGTAATATTCGCTATTCACTTTTAGCAATCAAAAATGTTGGATATGCTGGTTATCAAGCAATTATTCAAGAAAGAGAAAAAGGGTTGTTTAAAGATGTATTTGACTTTATTTCTAGAATGGAGTCTAGTAAACTTAATAGTAAAATGATTGATAGTTTAATAATGGCAGGAGCTTTTGATGAATTTGAACTTAATCGAAGCACTATTAAATATAATTTAAGCCATATTATGGAATATGCTCAGTTAAAGAATATGATCGGAATTGATGAACCACCAATTTTAACAATAGTCAAAGATAATCGTATGAAGATTTTAGAAGAGGAAAAGTTGGTTTTAGGTGTTTATTTATCAATGCATCCAATTGCTTTAATTAAGCAAAATTTAAACCTTAAAATTATAAGTGTAAGTGAATTGCATAATAACATTGATAAATATGTTACAATAGTAATGGCAATATCAAGAGTAAAGGCAATTGTTGATAAAAAAGGTCAAGAAATGTGTTTTGTTGATGGATACGATGAAACCGGAGAAATTGATGGAGTTGTATTTGCCAATAATTATCAAACATTGAAAAACGTGTTAGTGCGTGGGGATATTTGTTTAATAGAAGGACAAGTGAAATTTCGTGATAAATTATCGTTGGTGATTTATCAAGCTAAAAAAGTACGTTAAGGGTGGATAAAATGAAAGAATTAGTATTAATAGATGGAAATTCATTGTTGTATCGCGCATATTATGCAACAGCAGCGATGGGAAATTTGATGGTTAATAAAGACGGTATACCGACAAATGCAGTTTATGGATTTGCTAATATGTTAGAAAATATTTTAAAGGGCAATCCTGAATACATCGTTGTAGCTTTTGATTACGGTAAAAAAACATTTAGAAATGATTTATTTGAAGTATATAAGGGAACACGTAGTGCTACCCCTGATGAATTGGTTTGTCAATTTTCAATGATTAGAGAATATTTAACAGCACATGGGATTCACTATCAAGAAATTGAGGGGTATGAAGGTGATGATGTTATTGGAACGATTGCTAGCATTGCAAGTAAAAAAAGATTTAAAGTTAGTATTGTTACCAGTGATAAAGATATGTTGCAATTAGTTGATGATAATGTCAGTGTTTATTTAACAAAAAAAGGTGTTGCTGAACTAGAAAAAATAACACCAGAAAAGTTTAAAGAGATGTATGGATTAATTCCTGATCAGATGAGAGATTTAAAAGGATTAATGGGGGATAAGGCTGATAATATTCCTGGAATTCCTGGAGTTGGTGAAAAAACAGCTTTAAAATTATTAAAGCAATATCATACTATTGAAAATTTAAATGATCATTTAGATGAATTAAAAGGAAAAATGGGTGAAAAGATTCGTGATAATATTGATCAAGGATTACTTTCAAAAAAAATTGCTACAATAATTAAAGATGTTCCAATGGAACTTGATTTAGATGATTTTTATTATCAAGGATTTGATTACAATGAACTTGCTGAGTTTTATCGCCGTTATAATATGAATTCATTATTAAAAAGAATGTCTTTAGCTAATGAAGATAATAAAGGAGAAACAGTTATAGATGTTAAAATAGTTGATTGTTTGCCAATTATCAAACGAGACAGTTCAATTGTTGTAGGTGTTTTTGATAGTAACTATCATCGTTCATTAATTGTTGGCTTTGCAATTTATAATAATAGTGAAGCTTATTATATTGATATTGAAAATGCGATAAAATGTCAAAATTTCCAAAATTTTATCAATGATGAATCAATAGAAAAATATGGATATGATATTAAAAAATGTATTAATGCAGCTAAATGGCATGGTTTAGAAATAAAGAACTATGTTTTTGATTTACAATTAGCATCTTATATATTAAATCCTAGTTTAAAAGATGAAATTCGCAGTGTATGTGAATATTATGATTATTATGATGTTTTATATGATGAAGAAGTTTATGGTAAAGGTGCAAAGAAAAAAATTCCAGAAACAACAGCAATTGCTGATCATTTAATTAAACAGGCAAAAGCTATATATGTTTTAAAAGATAAAGCGATTGAAAAATTAAAACAAGAAAATCAATTTGATCTATATAAAGATGTAGAAATGCCGGTTGCTAAGATTTTAGCAAGTATGGAATATCAAGGTGCTAAAATTGATAAAGATGTTTTAAAAG
Coding sequences:
- the dnaE gene encoding DNA polymerase III subunit alpha — translated: MLGHLQVYSAYSFQNSTILIEDLCKKASDLHYEALALTDKDNMFGAMEFTKCCAKYRIKPIYGLEASVEIDHEIYPLILLAKNTSGYFSLVKITSDISLSDNKAIKFDDLVKHQEHLFVLSGCKEGIIERLILKELDSEALKYLKLFKNSFDNFYVCLQNHNLAMQHKVNERLVALTLLENIPICVSNEVRYLESKEAYTLELLQAFSKGQTLDINHEPVTDQLYLKSSYEMESIFDKKYIENTDYIINLCNASIPLHHMHLPKYPVPKNGNASDYLKQLCSVGLKKRFKNQKINTVYLQRLKKELDVIKKMGFDDYFLIVFDYVRYAKINKILVGPGRGSAAGSLVAYVLGITNIDPLKYNLVFERFLNEERVSMPDIDIDFQDDRRDEIVEYVTNKYGQEHVGQIVTFSTYGPKVAIKDLGKVLGITLPRLELLAKNIPTGPKNRKSAKEVYETSYNFQSMVNRDLALRRIMPSVFIVEKLPRNISTHAAGVVLSNDRLNQVVPLTRGPNNGIVTQYSKDYIEDVGLLKMDFLGLKNLTIIDYILKDIEKNDGRKININEIELNDKKTFQLISRGDTFGIFQLESPGMKNLLIKMQCNCLDDLIAAIALFRPGPMANIPAYIARKKGEEPVTYPLDCLKPILSSTYGIIIYQEQIMQVAQRVAGFSLAKADILRKAMSDKIVSLMASMKTEFISGGIANGFSESEAVGIFELIEKFANYGFNKAHSVAYGYVAYWLAYLKANYPLEFFSALLSNEQSSDSNKINCIQEGKKYGVKILPPSINYSTDRFKVEDGNIRYSLLAIKNVGYAGYQAIIQEREKGLFKDVFDFISRMESSKLNSKMIDSLIMAGAFDEFELNRSTIKYNLSHIMEYAQLKNMIGIDEPPILTIVKDNRMKILEEEKLVLGVYLSMHPIALIKQNLNLKIISVSELHNNIDKYVTIVMAISRVKAIVDKKGQEMCFVDGYDETGEIDGVVFANNYQTLKNVLVRGDICLIEGQVKFRDKLSLVIYQAKKVR
- the polA gene encoding DNA polymerase I yields the protein MKELVLIDGNSLLYRAYYATAAMGNLMVNKDGIPTNAVYGFANMLENILKGNPEYIVVAFDYGKKTFRNDLFEVYKGTRSATPDELVCQFSMIREYLTAHGIHYQEIEGYEGDDVIGTIASIASKKRFKVSIVTSDKDMLQLVDDNVSVYLTKKGVAELEKITPEKFKEMYGLIPDQMRDLKGLMGDKADNIPGIPGVGEKTALKLLKQYHTIENLNDHLDELKGKMGEKIRDNIDQGLLSKKIATIIKDVPMELDLDDFYYQGFDYNELAEFYRRYNMNSLLKRMSLANEDNKGETVIDVKIVDCLPIIKRDSSIVVGVFDSNYHRSLIVGFAIYNNSEAYYIDIENAIKCQNFQNFINDESIEKYGYDIKKCINAAKWHGLEIKNYVFDLQLASYILNPSLKDEIRSVCEYYDYYDVLYDEEVYGKGAKKKIPETTAIADHLIKQAKAIYVLKDKAIEKLKQENQFDLYKDVEMPVAKILASMEYQGAKIDKDVLKDLENQFGKEIEVLEKEIHQLANKNFNIASPKQLGEVLFEDLGLPNGKKTKTGYSTSVDILNKLKDVHPIINKVLQYRTLSKLYSTYIIGLQEQIFVDGKIHTIYNQALTQTGRLSSTDPNLQNIPVKTAEGKLIRKAFIPEYDYLVSFDYSQIELRVLAHLANVKSLIKAFNEDKDIHRHTASEIFGVDEDEVDSTMRRNAKAVNFGIIYGMSDFGLAEQVGVPVNEARNFIKRYFENYPEIKTYMDNNIEFCKKNGYVTTMLNRKRFIREINEKNYMRQELGKRLAMNSPIQGSAADIIKVAMIKVDELFKKHNLKSKMILQVHDELIFDVYKEELEEVMEVVAKGMTTAVKMNVELKSEGSYAINWYELK